A segment of the Methanomicrobiales archaeon genome:
GGGAGATCCCCCTCCTCCTGATCCCTCCGCGCGAATGTGATGGATCTCGAGTGTCTGCTGCTAAAAGATCTACGACCTGGCCATCGGCCCCGATCGCAGTACAGGTTCAGAGAAAGAGCTGCTTCGAGCGCTCCAGAGCACCCACGGCCGGCAGTTTCCTGCCCGTCAGGAACTCGATGCAGGCTCCTCCGCCTGTAGAGATATGGGTGAACTCCCGCTCGATCCCCATCCGCTCGATGACCGCGGCGGTATGCCCGCCCCCGACGACCGAGAAGGCCGCTTTTCCCGCCACCTTCAGGAGCTCGTGGGTGCCGATGGCGAACGCCGCCTCTTCGAACACTCCTGCGGGCCCGTTGAAGACGACCGTTCCCGAACGGCGGAGGCAGTCCCCCATGGCGAGGATGGCATCCGTCCCGATGTCCAGCACCGGAGCGTCCTCCGGAACTTGCCCGATAGGGTACTCCACGCGGCTGCCGCTGCCGTCCCGCACGGCGACGTACTCCGGAACCACGATCTGGCCGGCATACTGTTCGAGGAGCTGCCGCGCCTTCTCCACCTCCCCCATGTACTTCAGCTGCTCGATCAGCTGGGTGGAGGGCTTCCCGATGTTTGCGCCCTTCGCCAGCAGGAAGACGTTCCCGACCACCCCGATGACCAGGATCTGGTCGGCGATGCCCGACTTCAGGACGTGCTCCGCGACCGCCACGGAGTCGTCCACCTTGGTCCCCCCCAGGACGAAGCAGACCGGGCGGGGAGCCCCCGAGAAGACGCGGGAGAGCGTGAGCACCTCCTTCTCCATCAGGAGACCGGCGACCGACCGCATGGCGAGCGGCAGCCCCACCATCGTGGGCTGCGAGCGGTGCGCCGTGCCGAAGGCATCGTTCACGAAGATGTCCGCCATGGCGGAGAGCCTCCGCACCAGGTGCGTCTTGGCCGCTTCTTCGGGCTTTACCGTCAGGTTCTCCTCGGCATTGAACCGCACGTTCTCCAGCATGAGCACGTCCCCGCTCCGCATACCCCGGACGGCCTCGCGGGCCTGCCGCCCGATGATGTCGTCGACGTAGGCGACGGGGCGGTGGAGGAGCTTCTCGAGCTTCTCCGCGTGCGCCTCGAGCGTGGTGAAGTCCTTCTTTCCGGGGCGGCTCTGGTGGGCCAGGATGACGAGCCGGCTGCCTTCGAGGTGCTGGATGGTGGGCAGGTGCTCGCGGAACCTTTTATCGTCCAGAATCTGGCTGGTGGCAGGATCGATGGGGGAGTTGAGATCGAGGCGGAGGAGAACGGTCTTCCCCCGCCCGTCCACATCCGAGAGAGTTCCGATGGTGGTCATCCAACCACCTATTCGGAGGTTCTCGCCTTAATCTTTTTCAAACGGAAGAGTTCCTCCCGCTCCATCTCGTCGAGGCGCATCTTGATGAAGTCCCGGGCGGCGGAGAGCTCCGGGATCACCTTGAACTCCAGCGCATTCACGCGCCGTTTGGTGCTCTCGATATCGTCCAGGAGCCGCTTCATGGTGGTCTCGACTTCCGCGCTCCTGATGACCGCCTCCACCAGCTCCTCGTAGGCGGTGGCAGCCTCGTCGAGCACCGAGGACGTCCCGATCAACCCGTATCCCCGGTCCAGGATGCCTTTCCGCACCTTGGAGGCGGAGATCTCGGGCACGACGACGCCCATGATGTTCTTGGAGCGGAGATCGATCTCCGGGACCTCTTTTACAGAGAAGGCGGCGGACTTGATCCCGATCGTGCCTTCCACGGTGTTGGCGAGCGCGATCATCTCGCTGGCGCGGTTGTAGGCGGCCTGCAGGTCCCCCCGGCTCCTCTTCGCCTCCTCGAGCACCTTGAAGAACTCGAGGATCAGCCCGTCGCGCTTCTTCTTGAGGATGTTGTAGCCTCTCTGGGAGAGCGCGATCCTCTTCTTCAGGTTGATCAGTTCAGACCGCGTGGGCTTGACATCACGGAGCGCCATGCCGACTTACCTCGTCGCCGCCGCCGGTGCTGCAGCCTCGGTCTTCTTCCGGAACGTGGGGTGGTACTTCTCGATGAGCGGGCGGTCGATCCGCACCAGCTGGTCCACCGGCAGCGTGGAGAGCAGGTCCCAGCCGAGGTCCAGCGTCTCGGTGATCGATCGGTCCTCGTTCGGGCCCTGGCGGACGAAGCGGTCCTCGAAGAGGTCGGCGAACTCCAGGAACATGCGGTCGCGCTCGGAGAGGGCGTCCTTGCCGACGATGGCGACCAGCCCCCGCAGGTCGTTGCCCTCCGCATAGGCCGCGTAGATCTGGTCGGAGACCTTCTTGTGGTCCTCGCGGGTGTGCCCGACGCCGATCCCCAGATTCATCAGCCGCGAGAGCGAGGGCAGCACGTTGATGGGCGGATAGATGCCCTTGCGGTGGAGCTCGCGGGAGATCACGATCTGACCTTCGGTGATGTAGCCCGTCAGGTCCGGGATGGGATGGGTGATGTCGTCGCCCGGCATGGTGAGGATCGGGAACTGCGTGATCGAGCCCTTCACGCCGTGGATGATCCCGGCCCGCTCGTAGATGCTGGCGAGGTCCGTGTACATGTAGCCCGGATAGCCGCGGCGCCCGGGCACCTCCTCGCGGGCCGCACCGATCTGCCGCAGCGCCTCGCAATAGTTGGTCATGTCGGTCAGGATGACGAGCACGTGCATCCCGAGCGTGAACGCGAGGTACTCGGCTGTCGTCAGGGCGAGACGGGGCGTGATGATCCGCTCGACCGCCGGGTCGTCGGCCAGGTTCAGGAAGACCACCGCACGCTCCAGCGCGCCCGTGCGCTCGAAGTCGGCCATGAAGTGGTTGGCCTCCTCCTTGGTGATCCCCATCGCCGCGAAGACCACGGCGAAGGGCTCCTTCGACCCCAGCACCTTCGACTGCCGTGCAATCTGCAGGGCGATGTCGTTGTGGGGGAGCCCCGCGCCGCTGAAGATGGGCAGCTTCTGCCCGCGGACGAGCGTGTTCATGCCGTCGATCGTGGAGATGCCCGTCTGGATGAACTCCGCCGGCGACGCCCTCGCATACGGGTTGATGGCGGCGCCCGTGATATCGAGCCTCTTTTCGGGGACGATCTCCGGGCCGCCGTCGATGGGCTTGCCGCCGCCGGAGAGGATGCGCCCGAGCATCTCCCGCCCGACCGGCATCTTGATCGTCTCGCCGGTGAAGCGGATGCCGCTGTCCCTCCCGATCCCCGCAGTGGACTCGAAGACCTGCACCACCACGATCTCGTCGCTGGTGTCCAGCACCTGCCCTCTCTTCACGGTCCCGTCGGAGAGGACGATGTTCACCATTTCGCCGTATCCGATGGGTTCGGTCTTCTCCACGAAGAGGAGCGGGCCGGCAATCTGCGTTATGGTTCTGTACTCCTTCATGCTCTCATCCTCCCCGCAGCGCCAGGAACTCCTGCTCCATCTGCTGCATCAGGCGGGCGAGCACCGGCTTGTAGTCCTTGATGAACTTGATCTGCGGCAGCTCGCTCTTGCTCGGCACCGTCAGGATCTGCTGCGGCAGCACGCCAGCCGCCTGCGCCGCGTACGCGAGATCGGCGTAGGCCCGGATCGCCTTCATCATGTCGTACTGCTTTCCCATGTCGCAGAACGTGTCCACGGCATCGTAGGCGTTCTGCTGCAGGAAGACCTCGCGGATCAGCCGCGCCACCTCGATTGTTATCTGCTGCTCCTCGGGGAGCGCGTCCGAACCGACGAGCTGCACGATCTCCTGGAGTTCCGCCTCCTTCTGCAGCACCTCCATCGCCCATGCGCGGATGCCGTTCCACTCCGGCGAGACGTGCTGGTCATACCAGTCGTGGAGCGAGTCGAGGTAGAGCGAATAGGAGTTCAGCCAGTTGATCGCCGGAAAGTGACGGCGCTGGGAGAGCTTGGCATCGAGCGCCCAGAAGACCTTCACGATGCGCAGGGTGTTCTGGGTGACCGGCTCCGAGAAGTCCCCGCCCGGCGGCGATACGGCCCCGATGACCGAGACGGATCCGTGGGCGCCGTTGAGCGCCCGCACCCGCCCGGCACGCTCGTAGAACTCCGAGAGGCGTGCCGCCAGGTAGGCCGGATACCCCTCCTCGCCCGGCATCTCCTCCAGCCGGGACGAGATCTCCCGCATCGCCTCTGCCCAGCGGGAGGTGGAGTCCGCCATCAGCGAGACATCGTAGCCCATGTCGCGGAAGTACTCCGCGATCGTGATCCCCGTATACACAGAGGCCTCGCGGGCCGCCACCGGCATGTTGGAGGTGTTCGCGATCAGCGTCGTCCGCTCCATCAGGGGGCGACCGCTCTTCGGGTCCTGCAGGTGCGGGAACTCGGTCAGCACCTCGGTCATCTCGTTCCCCCGCTCGCCGCAGCCGATGTAGACCACGATCTCCGCGTCGCTCCACTTGGCGAGCTGCTGCTGCGTCACCGTCTTCCCGCTGCCGAACGGGCCCGGGATGGCTGCCGTTCCACCTTTGGCGATGGGAAACAGTCCGTCCAGGATCCGCTGGCCCGTGATGAGCGGGATGTCGGGGTTCAGCTTCTCCTTCACCGGGCGCGGCACGCGGACCGGCCACTTCTGCATCATGGTGAGAGCGGCGCCGCTGTCCAGGGTGCAGACGACCTCCTCCACCGTGAAGGATCCCGCCCGGATGGACGCGACGGTGCCGCCCCTGACGTTGGGCGGCACCATGATGCGGTGGACGATGTTGTGCGTCTCCTGCACCTCCCCGATGACGCTCCCCGGCTCGACCCGGTCGCCGGCTTTCACCGTCGGCTTGAACTCCCACTTCCTCGAGCGGTCCAGGCCCGGGGCGGAGACCCCCCGCTCGATGAAGTTGCCCATCTTGTCCACGAGCACCGAGAGAGGCCGCTGGATCCCGTCGTAGATGCTGGTCAGCAGCCCCGGTCCGAGCTCCACCGCCAGCGGAAGGCCGGTGTTGGAGACGGGCTCGCCGGGTTTGATCCCCGCGGTATCCTCGTACACCTGGATGATGACGTTCTCGCCCTGAATCTTGATGACCTCGCCCATCAGCTCCTCGTTGCCGACCTTCACCAGGTCGTACATGTGGGCATCTAGGTTCACGGCGGTGACCACGGGTCCCGAGATCCGCTTGAGAACACCGCCTTCGGTTTTTTTGGGTTTTACCAGACTCACTACTTCCACAGATCAACACCCACTGATCTCTTTATTCGTTCTCGCATGGACATGCCGCTCTCCTCGCCTCCGATCGCGATCACGGTAGGTTTCACCGAGTTCTCGAGCGTCGTCCGGAGCCGCGGGGGGATCCTGTCCATATCTCTGCTGTCCATTACGAGGATGCCGACCTCATCGTCCTCCAGAACCCTGGCGATATGTTCTTTCAGTCTCTCCTCGTCGTCTGCAGCGTAGATCTTGCGGATCCCGGCGAGCCGGAACCCCACGATGAACTCGCTGCTGCCAATGACTGCCATCTCCATTCAGATCACCAGGTAGCTCCGGATTCTGTCGCTGGAGAGCCCTGCCTCTTTTCCGCGGGCCAGCGCACGCAGGTTGACGATCTCGTAGCGTTTCAGCTCGAGGTACGCCAGGATCGGCCATATGGAGAACGGATGCAGTTTGGACATCAGCTCCATCTGGTGCAGCTGCACGCGCGTCAGGGCCAGCTCGACCTCGTGCAGGCTGCCGGTGGGAGTAGCGCCGCTCTTCAGGTATTCTTCCAGGACACTCAAGAGAGATCTGCTGCTTACCCGTTTCCTCAGGGCATCCATAAACTCATCGGGCGCCTCGATCTGGTTGAGCTGCTGCAGCTCCTCGATGGAAAAGGACCCTCCCGGCACCATGATCTCGCGGATATCCCCTTTCTCCTGCTGAACGCGGAGGCGGAAGAGGTTCTGGATGTTGCGGATGTCGATCTCGAGCCGGATATAGTCCAGGAACTTGCCGCCTCCCTTGATCCCGCTCCGGGCATCGACCAGCATATCCTGGTAGAACTGCTTGTAGAGTTCGTTCTCCAGGCGCGCGTAGGATCCGGACTCGACCGCCCGCGGGTACTCCCGTGCGAGCACGGGGTACAGCCTCCACCCCTTGAGAGCATCGACGACGACCTCGGAGGCGTCGAGCGTCAGCAGGCGGTCCAGGAACGGGCGGTCCAGTTCCCCGGCCGGAATCAGCACCTCTTTGATCTTGCCCACGGGCAGCCCCTGATCCTTTCCCCGCAGGATGGTGAGGACGTTCTGGATATCCCAGCGCCGCAGATAACTCTCCGTCATCTGGCGCAGGGATGCCGGCAGGATCTCCAGCACCTTCTGGTACTCCTTGGCCAGGTTCCAGGAGAGCGCC
Coding sequences within it:
- a CDS encoding phosphoglycerate kinase encodes the protein MTTIGTLSDVDGRGKTVLLRLDLNSPIDPATSQILDDKRFREHLPTIQHLEGSRLVILAHQSRPGKKDFTTLEAHAEKLEKLLHRPVAYVDDIIGRQAREAVRGMRSGDVLMLENVRFNAEENLTVKPEEAAKTHLVRRLSAMADIFVNDAFGTAHRSQPTMVGLPLAMRSVAGLLMEKEVLTLSRVFSGAPRPVCFVLGGTKVDDSVAVAEHVLKSGIADQILVIGVVGNVFLLAKGANIGKPSTQLIEQLKYMGEVEKARQLLEQYAGQIVVPEYVAVRDGSGSRVEYPIGQVPEDAPVLDIGTDAILAMGDCLRRSGTVVFNGPAGVFEEAAFAIGTHELLKVAGKAAFSVVGGGHTAAVIERMGIEREFTHISTGGGACIEFLTGRKLPAVGALERSKQLFL
- a CDS encoding V-type ATP synthase subunit D, whose amino-acid sequence is MALRDVKPTRSELINLKKRIALSQRGYNILKKKRDGLILEFFKVLEEAKRSRGDLQAAYNRASEMIALANTVEGTIGIKSAAFSVKEVPEIDLRSKNIMGVVVPEISASKVRKGILDRGYGLIGTSSVLDEAATAYEELVEAVIRSAEVETTMKRLLDDIESTKRRVNALEFKVIPELSAARDFIKMRLDEMEREELFRLKKIKARTSE
- a CDS encoding V-type ATP synthase subunit B, which gives rise to MKEYRTITQIAGPLLFVEKTEPIGYGEMVNIVLSDGTVKRGQVLDTSDEIVVVQVFESTAGIGRDSGIRFTGETIKMPVGREMLGRILSGGGKPIDGGPEIVPEKRLDITGAAINPYARASPAEFIQTGISTIDGMNTLVRGQKLPIFSGAGLPHNDIALQIARQSKVLGSKEPFAVVFAAMGITKEEANHFMADFERTGALERAVVFLNLADDPAVERIITPRLALTTAEYLAFTLGMHVLVILTDMTNYCEALRQIGAAREEVPGRRGYPGYMYTDLASIYERAGIIHGVKGSITQFPILTMPGDDITHPIPDLTGYITEGQIVISRELHRKGIYPPINVLPSLSRLMNLGIGVGHTREDHKKVSDQIYAAYAEGNDLRGLVAIVGKDALSERDRMFLEFADLFEDRFVRQGPNEDRSITETLDLGWDLLSTLPVDQLVRIDRPLIEKYHPTFRKKTEAAAPAAATR
- a CDS encoding ATP synthase subunit A, whose translation is MEVVSLVKPKKTEGGVLKRISGPVVTAVNLDAHMYDLVKVGNEELMGEVIKIQGENVIIQVYEDTAGIKPGEPVSNTGLPLAVELGPGLLTSIYDGIQRPLSVLVDKMGNFIERGVSAPGLDRSRKWEFKPTVKAGDRVEPGSVIGEVQETHNIVHRIMVPPNVRGGTVASIRAGSFTVEEVVCTLDSGAALTMMQKWPVRVPRPVKEKLNPDIPLITGQRILDGLFPIAKGGTAAIPGPFGSGKTVTQQQLAKWSDAEIVVYIGCGERGNEMTEVLTEFPHLQDPKSGRPLMERTTLIANTSNMPVAAREASVYTGITIAEYFRDMGYDVSLMADSTSRWAEAMREISSRLEEMPGEEGYPAYLAARLSEFYERAGRVRALNGAHGSVSVIGAVSPPGGDFSEPVTQNTLRIVKVFWALDAKLSQRRHFPAINWLNSYSLYLDSLHDWYDQHVSPEWNGIRAWAMEVLQKEAELQEIVQLVGSDALPEEQQITIEVARLIREVFLQQNAYDAVDTFCDMGKQYDMMKAIRAYADLAYAAQAAGVLPQQILTVPSKSELPQIKFIKDYKPVLARLMQQMEQEFLALRGG
- a CDS encoding V-type ATP synthase subunit F, translated to MEMAVIGSSEFIVGFRLAGIRKIYAADDEERLKEHIARVLEDDEVGILVMDSRDMDRIPPRLRTTLENSVKPTVIAIGGEESGMSMRERIKRSVGVDLWK
- a CDS encoding V-type ATP synthase subunit C encodes the protein MAALLGSAPYIYVTTRLRVRKTKLIPREEYLRMLQMSLPEITRVIQETEYKREIDELSWAFSGLDLVEEALSWNLAKEYQKVLEILPASLRQMTESYLRRWDIQNVLTILRGKDQGLPVGKIKEVLIPAGELDRPFLDRLLTLDASEVVVDALKGWRLYPVLAREYPRAVESGSYARLENELYKQFYQDMLVDARSGIKGGGKFLDYIRLEIDIRNIQNLFRLRVQQEKGDIREIMVPGGSFSIEELQQLNQIEAPDEFMDALRKRVSSRSLLSVLEEYLKSGATPTGSLHEVELALTRVQLHQMELMSKLHPFSIWPILAYLELKRYEIVNLRALARGKEAGLSSDRIRSYLVI